TAAGGCTGCGGCAATTCCGGGAGTAACCTCGCCTAAAAACGAATTGGCTATAATGATTCCAATGGGCCCCACAATCAGGTCAACTCGCCCGGAATTGTATATAATGGCATTTTCACCCGAAGCGCCTTCATTAGCCCCCGCTCTAAGCATGGCCGCAGCTGCCAGGGCATTGGTCCCAAAAGCGATAATTTCTATTTCTTCCGGGAACTCCTTCCTGAACCGTTCAATTATATATTTACCGATTCCGCCACCCTGACCGTCAATCACAGCAATTTTCATAAAGTATCTCCTCAG
This DNA window, taken from Phosphitispora fastidiosa, encodes the following:
- a CDS encoding DUF3842 family protein, translated to MKIAVIDGQGGGIGKYIIERFRKEFPEEIEIIAFGTNALAAAAMLRAGANEGASGENAIIYNSGRVDLIVGPIGIIIANSFLGEVTPGIAAALASSSAPKILLPVIRDRIEIAGFNPEPLPHLTDDLMDRVRRYLPPGMINPG